The sequence ATTTTTTTCTTAATATCAAGCAAATGAGACGGAAGCAAAAAGAACGTCCCCTTGCATCAAGAACGTCCCCTTGCATCATCAACTGGTAAGCAATGCTAAAGCTCTGCTCACGGACATCGGCACCGAGGAACTGGCCCACTGGGAAATTGTCGCCACCATGATCTACAAACTGGTCAAGGGTGTGCCGGCCCAGCAGCTCAGGGAAGCCGGCCTGGGAGCGCACTTCGCCGAGCACGACCACGCGGTTTACCCGGCCGACGCCGCCGGGGCGCCATGGACCGCAGCTTACATCCAGTCCCAGGGAGACCCGGTCGCCGACCTGCATGAAGACCTGGCCGCCGAACAGAAAGCCAGGGCCACCTACGAGCGGTTGATCCAGCTCACCGACGACCCCGGCATCAAAGACACCTTAAGATTTTTGAGAGAAAGAGAAGTGGTCCACTTCCAACGCTTCGGGGAGACTTTGAACGATGTCCAGGCGTGCCTGGAGTCGAAGAAGTTATATTGATTCGAAGCACCCGGTGCAAAGCCGGGTGCTGTAAAATGCCGTTCAATTGTTATAAACTACAGTGAATTATCCATATCTAATAAAATTATTTTAATTTGCATGATTAGCTTGGGAATATCTTCTATACTGGTTACCCAAATCTCTTCCAAGTCAACATCAAAGTACTCATGGATTAACATGGGTTTGCTGTACTGCCAGCATATCCAAATACGAAATATCTCCTTTGTTCGGGAAATTGAAAAGAATTAAGAGTCCCGTAATTAATAGATTCACTATTTATTTTTGAGTCTCTAATGGGTACCCCACTCCCCGGGCGAGCTGGTAATTGATGTATTGATTAAGGCTAACGTTTTCCATTTTGGCTTTTTCTGATAAGGCCTTGTGCAGAGAT is a genomic window of Pelotomaculum isophthalicicum JI containing:
- a CDS encoding HepT-like ribonuclease domain-containing protein, which produces MLIHEYFDVDLEEIWVTSIEDIPKLIMQIKIILLDMDNSL
- a CDS encoding manganese catalase family protein translates to MHHQLVSNAKALLTDIGTEELAHWEIVATMIYKLVKGVPAQQLREAGLGAHFAEHDHAVYPADAAGAPWTAAYIQSQGDPVADLHEDLAAEQKARATYERLIQLTDDPGIKDTLRFLREREVVHFQRFGETLNDVQACLESKKLY